The proteins below are encoded in one region of Oryzias melastigma strain HK-1 linkage group LG7, ASM292280v2, whole genome shotgun sequence:
- the LOC112159853 gene encoding vesicular inhibitory amino acid transporter, with translation MAHLIRHKLTNKLTNAAHTVSHKSQAKVSGVFARLGFQAATDEEGLGFAECDDLDYDYRQGMQMDVLQGDEEGGGGMDGEGELEGDSHYQRDGTGPRSSTLKSGGSLDEDKPKITSWEAGWNVTNAIQGMFVLGLPYAILHGGYLGLFLIIFAAVVCCYTGKILIACLYEDNEDGLKVRVRDSYVDIANACCAPRFPALGGHVVNVAQIIELIMTCILYVVVSGNLMYNSFPGFPVSQKAWSVVATAALLPCAFLKNLKAVSKFSFLCTVAHFIINILVIAYCLSRAREWAWEKVKFYIDVKKFPISIGIIVFSYTSQIFLPSLEGNMQKPSEFHCMMDWTHIAACVLKGLFALVAYLTWADTTKEVITDNLPSTIRAVVNLFLVAKALLSYPLPFFAAVEVLEKSLFQDGGRALFPDCYSPTGQLKTWGLGLRVALVVFTLLMAVFVPHFALLMGLTGSLTGAGLCFLLPSLFHLKLQWRNLLWHHVFFDVSIFVIGGICAISGFIHSIEGLIEAYRYNIHD, from the exons GGGTCTGGGCTTCGCGGAGTGCGACGACCTGGATTATGACTACAGGCAAGGGATGCAGATGGATGTCCTCCAGGGAGacgaggagggaggaggaggcaTGGATGGAGAGGGGGAGCTGGAGGGGGACAGCCACTACCAGAGAGATGGCACCGGCCCAAGGTCCTCCACCCTGAAATCTGGGGGGTCTTTGGACGAGGACAAGCCAAAAATAACCTCATGGGAAGCTGGTTGGAACGTCACCAACGCCATTCAG GGCATGTTCGTCCTCGGCCTGCCGTACGCCATCCTCCACGGTGGATACCTCGGCCTCTTCCTCATTATCTTTGCGGCTGTGGTGTGCTGCTACACCGGCAAAATCCTCATCGCGTGTCTGTACGAGGACAACGAGGACGGGCTGAAGGTGCGCGTCAGGGATTCCTACGTGGACATCGCCAACGCCTGCTGCGCGCCCCGCTTCCCGGCTCTGGGGGGCCACGTGGTGAACGTGGCGCAGATCATCGAGCTGATCATGACCTGCATCCTGTACGTGGTGGTGAGCGGGAACCTGATGTACAACAGCTTCCCGGGCTTCCCCGTCTCGCAGAAGGCCTGGTCCGTGGTGGCCACGGCCGCACTCCTGCCCTGCGCGTTCCTGAAGAACCTCAAGGCCGTGTCCAAGTTCAGCTTCCTCTGCACGGTGGCGCACTTCATCATCAACATCCTCGTGATCGCCTACTGCCTCTCCAGGGCGCGCGAGTGGGCCTGGGAGAAGGTCAAGTTCTACATCGACGTGAAGAAATTCCCCATCTCCATCGGCATCATCGTGTTCAGCTACACATCCCAGATCTTCCTGCCCTCCCTGGAGGGGAACATGCAGAAGCCCAGCGAGTTCCACTGCATGATGGACTGGACTCACATTGCAGCCTGCGTCCTCAAGGGCCTCTTCGCCTTGGTGGCCTACTTGACGTGGGCAGATACCACCAAAGAGGTGATCACAGATAACCTGCCTTCAACCATCCGTGCTGTGGTGAATCTCTTCCTTGTGGCCAAGGCGCTGCTGTCCTACCCCCTGCCGTTCTTTGCTGCAGTTGAAGTCCTGGAGAAGTCCTTGTTCCAGGATGGGGGGAGAGCCCTCTTTCCTGACTGCTACAGCCCCACTGGGCAGCTGAAAACGTGGGGTCTGGGCCTCCGAGTTGCCTTGGTTGTTTTTACCCTCCTGATGGCTGTCTTTGTCCCCCATTTTGCCCTCCTCATGGGTTTGACGGGGAGCTTGACCGGCGCAGGCCTGTGCTTCCTCCTGCCGAGCCTCTTTCACCTGAAGCTCCAGTGGAGAAACCTCCTCTGGCACCACGTCTTCTTTGATGTTTCCATTTTTGTCATTGGGGGCATCTGCGCCATTTCCGGCTTCATCCACTCCATTGAAGGCCTCATAGAGGCTTACAGGTACAATATCCATGACTGA